One segment of Ziziphus jujuba cultivar Dongzao chromosome 12, ASM3175591v1 DNA contains the following:
- the LOC107428571 gene encoding 2-carboxy-1,4-naphthoquinone phytyltransferase, chloroplastic isoform X2, producing the protein MAAAICALSSGSGLKKLDEFLLKQSILTRPYLGSKPSSCLCNYAQHGLSSTYRRQLEVKQWNPGRRVCYVSNETDYSDTIQEDKEEDISKVTLIWRAIKLPIYSVALIPLTVGSAAAYLQTGIFSAGRYIFVLISSVLIITWLNLSNDVYDFDTGADKNKKESVVNLVGSRTGTFVAAYSFLALGFILLIRASIEAGNKRAILLLACAIISGYIYQCPPFRLSYQGLGEPLCFAAFGPFATTAFYLLQGSSSGTNNLPLSGSILSASFLVGLTTSLILFCSHFHQVRIGTQRGSGVVKLAVIALYILLFTCGLFSALPLTCMFLCALTMPMAKLAVSFVEENHKDKQKIFMAKYYCVRLHTLFGAALAAGLVVARLVPQRYMPQTIFS; encoded by the exons GCCTTATCTTGGCTCAAAACCCTCATCGTGTCTTTGCAATTATGCTCAACATGGTCTTAGTAGCACATATAGAAGACAACTAGAGGTCAAGCAATGGAACCCTGGCCGACGAGTTTGTTATGTTAGTAACGAGACAGATTATTCTGATACTATTCAGGAGGACAAAGAGGAGGATATTTCTAAGGTGACCTTGATATGGAGGGCGATTAAATTGCCAATATACTCCGTTGCATTGATTCCTCTCACA GTAGGTAGTGCAGCTGCTTATTTGCAGACAGGCATATTTTCAGCTGGGCGTtacatttttgttcttatttcaTCCGTTCTTATTATTACATGGCTAAATTTAAG CAATGATGTCTACGATTTTGATACAGGAGCagataagaataaaaaagaatcaGTTGTAAACCTTGTTGGCAG CCGTACAGGGACCTTTGTAGCTGCCTACTCATTCCTTGCTCTTGGCTTCATATTGCTCATTCGGGCGTCCATTGAGGCAGGAAATAAACGTGCAATATTATTACTTGCATGTGCAATCATTTCTGGTTATATATATCAG TGCCCACCATTCCGGTTAAGTTATCAAGGATTGGGAGAGCCTCTATGTTTTGCAGCATTTGGTCCATTTGCAACAACAGCTTTTTACTTATTGCAGGGCAGCTCGAG TGGGACGAACAATCTTCCCTTGAGCGGTTCAATTCTTTCTGCATCTTTCCTTGTTGGCCTCACAACATCCTTAATTCTTTTCTGTAGTCACTTTCATCAG GTTAGAATTGGTACACAAAGAGGTTCAGGTGTAGTGAAGTTGGCAGTCATAGCACtatatattcttttgtttaCTTGTGGTCTATTCAGCGCTCTTCCTCTTACATGCATG TTTCTCTGCGCACTGACCATGCCCATGGCAAAATTGGCGGTTAGCTTTGTTGAAGAGAACCACAAG GACAAGCAGAAGATTTTTATGGCAAAGTATTACTGTGTTAGACTGCATACTTTGTTTGGAGCAGCATTGGCTGCTGGACTTGTGGTAGCTAGATTGGTTCCTCAAAGATATATGCCACAGACTATATTTTCTTAG
- the LOC107428571 gene encoding 2-carboxy-1,4-naphthoquinone phytyltransferase, chloroplastic isoform X1 produces the protein MAAAICALSSGSGLKKLDEFLLKQSILTRPYLGSKPSSCLCNYAQHGLSSTYRRQLEVKQWNPGRRVCYVSNETDYSDTIQEDKEEDISKVTLIWRAIKLPIYSVALIPLTVGSAAAYLQTGIFSAGRYIFVLISSVLIITWLNLSNDVYDFDTGADKNKKESVVNLVGSRTGTFVAAYSFLALGFILLIRASIEAGNKRAILLLACAIISGYIYQCPPFRLSYQGLGEPLCFAAFGPFATTAFYLLQGSSSGTNNLPLSGSILSASFLVGLTTSLILFCSHFHQIEGDKAVGKMSPLVRIGTQRGSGVVKLAVIALYILLFTCGLFSALPLTCMFLCALTMPMAKLAVSFVEENHKDKQKIFMAKYYCVRLHTLFGAALAAGLVVARLVPQRYMPQTIFS, from the exons GCCTTATCTTGGCTCAAAACCCTCATCGTGTCTTTGCAATTATGCTCAACATGGTCTTAGTAGCACATATAGAAGACAACTAGAGGTCAAGCAATGGAACCCTGGCCGACGAGTTTGTTATGTTAGTAACGAGACAGATTATTCTGATACTATTCAGGAGGACAAAGAGGAGGATATTTCTAAGGTGACCTTGATATGGAGGGCGATTAAATTGCCAATATACTCCGTTGCATTGATTCCTCTCACA GTAGGTAGTGCAGCTGCTTATTTGCAGACAGGCATATTTTCAGCTGGGCGTtacatttttgttcttatttcaTCCGTTCTTATTATTACATGGCTAAATTTAAG CAATGATGTCTACGATTTTGATACAGGAGCagataagaataaaaaagaatcaGTTGTAAACCTTGTTGGCAG CCGTACAGGGACCTTTGTAGCTGCCTACTCATTCCTTGCTCTTGGCTTCATATTGCTCATTCGGGCGTCCATTGAGGCAGGAAATAAACGTGCAATATTATTACTTGCATGTGCAATCATTTCTGGTTATATATATCAG TGCCCACCATTCCGGTTAAGTTATCAAGGATTGGGAGAGCCTCTATGTTTTGCAGCATTTGGTCCATTTGCAACAACAGCTTTTTACTTATTGCAGGGCAGCTCGAG TGGGACGAACAATCTTCCCTTGAGCGGTTCAATTCTTTCTGCATCTTTCCTTGTTGGCCTCACAACATCCTTAATTCTTTTCTGTAGTCACTTTCATCAG ATTGAAGGAGATAAGGCTGTCGGGAAAATGTCTCCTTTG GTTAGAATTGGTACACAAAGAGGTTCAGGTGTAGTGAAGTTGGCAGTCATAGCACtatatattcttttgtttaCTTGTGGTCTATTCAGCGCTCTTCCTCTTACATGCATG TTTCTCTGCGCACTGACCATGCCCATGGCAAAATTGGCGGTTAGCTTTGTTGAAGAGAACCACAAG GACAAGCAGAAGATTTTTATGGCAAAGTATTACTGTGTTAGACTGCATACTTTGTTTGGAGCAGCATTGGCTGCTGGACTTGTGGTAGCTAGATTGGTTCCTCAAAGATATATGCCACAGACTATATTTTCTTAG